From Pseudomonas hefeiensis, one genomic window encodes:
- a CDS encoding sigma-54-dependent transcriptional regulator → MTTRSRQRILIVDDEPDIRELLDITLGRMKLDTRSAQNLAQAQALLAEETFDLCLTDMRLPDGTGLELVQHIQQRYPQLPVAMITAYGSLETAIDALKAGAFDFLTKPVDLGRLRELVTSALRLPPVAIPAASIERCLLGDSPPMHNVRKQIEKLARSQAPVYISGESGCGKELVARLIHEQGPRSGQGFVPVNCGAIPSELMESEFFGHRKGSFSGAIEDKPGLFQAAHGGTLFLDEVADLPLAMQVKLLRAIQEKAVRAVGGQQEEVVDVRVLCATHKDLDAEVSAGRFRQDLYYRLNVIELRVPPLRERREDIEPLATHTLQRLAANTGSPAVKLHPQALDALRNYRFPGNVRELENMLERAYTLCEHQLIEAHDLRLVEGISTTDAGSPDLMRVDNLEDYLEDVERKLILQALEETRWNRTAAAQRLKLSFRSMRYRLKKLGLD, encoded by the coding sequence TTGACTACACGCTCACGGCAACGAATCCTGATCGTCGATGACGAACCGGACATCCGCGAACTCCTGGACATCACCCTGGGACGGATGAAACTCGACACCCGCAGCGCCCAGAACCTTGCCCAGGCCCAGGCCCTGCTGGCTGAAGAGACCTTTGACCTGTGCCTGACCGACATGCGCCTGCCCGACGGCACCGGCCTGGAGTTGGTGCAACACATCCAGCAACGCTACCCGCAACTGCCCGTGGCAATGATCACCGCCTACGGCAGCCTGGAAACCGCCATCGACGCCCTCAAGGCCGGCGCCTTCGACTTCCTGACCAAACCGGTCGACCTGGGACGGCTGCGGGAGCTGGTCACCAGCGCGTTACGCCTACCGCCGGTCGCCATCCCGGCGGCGTCCATCGAGCGCTGTCTGCTGGGCGACTCCCCGCCGATGCACAACGTCCGCAAACAGATCGAAAAACTCGCTCGCAGTCAGGCGCCGGTCTACATCAGCGGGGAATCGGGTTGCGGCAAGGAGCTGGTCGCCCGGTTGATCCATGAGCAAGGCCCGCGTTCCGGCCAGGGTTTTGTGCCGGTCAACTGTGGGGCGATTCCCAGTGAGCTGATGGAAAGCGAGTTTTTCGGCCATCGAAAAGGCAGCTTCAGCGGCGCCATCGAAGACAAACCCGGACTGTTCCAGGCCGCCCACGGCGGGACCTTGTTCCTTGACGAAGTGGCCGACCTGCCCCTGGCGATGCAAGTCAAATTGCTGCGGGCCATCCAGGAAAAGGCCGTGCGTGCCGTTGGAGGCCAGCAGGAAGAGGTGGTGGATGTACGCGTTCTTTGCGCTACCCACAAAGATCTGGACGCCGAAGTCAGCGCCGGGCGCTTTCGCCAGGATCTGTACTATCGACTCAACGTCATCGAACTGCGTGTCCCGCCCTTGCGTGAACGCCGCGAAGACATCGAACCTCTCGCCACTCATACCCTCCAGCGCCTGGCCGCCAACACCGGCAGTCCTGCGGTCAAGCTCCATCCCCAGGCCCTGGACGCCCTTCGAAACTACCGCTTCCCGGGCAATGTTCGGGAACTGGAAAACATGCTCGAACGCGCTTACACCCTTTGCGAGCACCAGTTGATCGAAGCCCACGACCTGCGCCTGGTTGAAGGCATTAGCACTACCGACGCAGGCAGCCCCGATCTGATGCGGGTCGATAACCTGGAAGACTATCTGGAGGACGTCGAACGCAAACTCATTCTTCAGGCGTTGGAGGAAACCCGCTGGAACCGCACGGCGGCGGCCCAGCGGTTGAAATTGTCGTTTCGGTCGATGCGGTATCGGTTGAAGAAGTTGGGGTTGGACTGA
- a CDS encoding DUF6124 family protein, whose protein sequence is MYKITPNPPETDPSSPPVDPDHQKLDEAAQRALDYYLGPKPEAKKKPASTQLFTVVDGIDTECLLANLSETLASANATVSDLAFELEGSRRHIALGVQQLIELSELLANRVLDEQVPV, encoded by the coding sequence ATGTACAAAATTACACCCAATCCCCCCGAAACCGATCCCTCGTCACCCCCCGTCGATCCTGATCACCAAAAACTCGATGAAGCCGCCCAGCGCGCCCTCGACTATTACCTCGGCCCAAAGCCCGAAGCCAAAAAGAAACCAGCCTCAACCCAACTGTTCACCGTAGTGGACGGCATCGACACCGAATGCCTCCTCGCCAACCTCAGCGAAACCCTGGCCTCGGCCAACGCAACCGTCAGCGACCTGGCCTTCGAGCTTGAAGGCTCGCGACGGCATATCGCCTTGGGGGTACAGCAGTTGATTGAGTTGAGTGAATTACTGGCCAATCGAGTATTGGATGAGCAGGTGCCGGTGTAG
- the thiO gene encoding glycine oxidase ThiO — translation MTRQQQVVIVGGGVIGLLTAFNLASEGQRVVLLDRSSVGQESSWAGGGIVSPLYPWRYSPAVTALAHWSQDFYPQLAQRLFAATGVDPQVHVTGLYWLDLDDQAEALAWAEREGRPLRAVEISAVRDAVPVLGAGYSRAIYMADVANVRNPRLVKSLKAALLALPNVTLHEQCEVGGFIRDGGRVVGVNSSEGPILGDQVVLAAGAWSGELLKTLGLKLPVEPVKGQMILYKCASDFLSSMVLAKGRYAIPRRDGHILVGSTLEREGFDKTPTNVALESLKASAQQLIPALADAEVVGHWTGLRPGSPEGIPYIGEVPGFSGLWLNCGHYRNGLVLAPASCRLFVDVMLGREPVIDPAPYAPAGRL, via the coding sequence ATGACCAGGCAACAGCAAGTGGTGATTGTCGGCGGCGGAGTCATCGGCCTGCTGACGGCGTTCAATCTCGCGTCCGAAGGGCAGCGTGTGGTGCTGCTGGACCGTTCCAGTGTCGGCCAGGAATCGTCCTGGGCCGGCGGCGGTATTGTTTCGCCGCTGTACCCCTGGCGCTATAGCCCGGCGGTCACCGCGCTGGCCCACTGGTCGCAGGATTTTTATCCACAGCTGGCTCAGCGTCTGTTTGCGGCCACCGGGGTTGATCCGCAGGTGCATGTCACCGGTCTGTATTGGCTGGACCTGGACGATCAGGCCGAAGCACTGGCCTGGGCCGAGCGGGAAGGGCGCCCGTTGCGGGCTGTGGAAATCTCGGCTGTCCGTGATGCGGTGCCGGTGCTGGGCGCGGGTTACTCCCGGGCGATCTACATGGCTGATGTAGCTAATGTGCGCAATCCCCGGTTGGTGAAATCCCTCAAGGCTGCGTTGCTGGCGCTACCCAATGTCACGCTTCATGAGCAATGCGAGGTCGGCGGGTTCATCCGCGACGGCGGGCGTGTCGTGGGGGTTAACAGCTCCGAGGGGCCGATCCTTGGCGATCAGGTGGTTCTGGCGGCAGGCGCCTGGAGCGGTGAACTGCTCAAGACTCTGGGGCTGAAATTGCCGGTCGAGCCGGTCAAGGGCCAGATGATTTTGTACAAGTGTGCGTCGGATTTTCTATCGAGCATGGTCCTGGCCAAGGGCCGTTATGCGATTCCGCGTCGCGACGGGCATATTCTGGTGGGCAGTACGCTGGAGCGCGAAGGCTTCGACAAGACCCCGACCAATGTTGCGCTCGAGAGCCTGAAGGCGTCGGCGCAGCAGCTGATTCCTGCGTTGGCGGACGCCGAGGTGGTGGGGCATTGGACCGGGTTGCGGCCTGGATCGCCGGAGGGCATTCCCTATATTGGTGAAGTGCCGGGGTTTTCGGGGCTGTGGTTGAACTGTGGGCATTATCGTAATGGACTGGTGCTGGCGCCGGCCTCGTGTCGGTTGTTTGTTGATGTGATGTTGGGGCGTGAGCCGGTGATTGATCCTGCGCCGTATGCGCCGGCGGGGCGGTTGTAG
- a CDS encoding type IV pilin protein: protein MRRSNRGFTLIEIMIVIAIIGIVITVGYPSLTEYMKKGRRAEIAGLLSEQAQILERHYSKNNVYTNATGLSSGNDFYTITQTLMDQSFTLTAVRNSGSSMATDKCGDFTINNTGARSIINAAAGLTAKDCWGR, encoded by the coding sequence ATGCGCAGATCCAACCGGGGTTTCACCTTGATCGAAATCATGATCGTGATCGCGATCATCGGTATCGTGATCACCGTCGGCTATCCGAGCCTGACCGAATACATGAAAAAGGGCCGACGGGCCGAAATCGCCGGGCTGCTATCGGAGCAGGCGCAGATCCTTGAGCGCCATTACTCCAAGAACAATGTCTACACCAACGCGACCGGGCTGAGCAGCGGTAATGATTTCTACACCATTACCCAGACGCTCATGGACCAGAGTTTCACCCTGACTGCCGTGCGCAACAGTGGCTCGTCCATGGCAACCGACAAGTGCGGTGATTTCACCATCAACAACACAGGCGCGCGAAGCATCATCAACGCTGCTGCCGGGTTGACCGCCAAGGATTGCTGGGGTCGCTGA
- a CDS encoding pilus assembly protein, with translation MRNIKVRRDWRQVFWGVLLSLYLAAPAYAFTPSDSPLLSAAAVTPNVMLLIDDSGSMNNIIWASGFDPTVSRSNVYTCNSNNSCFGGQLLDPDDGNVLLSSLYRGGCSSNWYGFYRGFLDRVCLRLPDPVGNGDTRYTTKYLAYLLTLANGSNRDYTNGSIPRDYRINVARDVSNDLVANNRALRIGLATFNPPNYSNSGPGGYIARVVSDLSPVSGSVTQTQANTNYSALINAINGLGAVANTPLAESYYEVTRYFRGMTPYHNSTPSTYTSPIQYRCQKNFGVVITDGLPTYDRTFPINDPLGGSRLPNWDGISTNDGADRNGDAEGDTLYLDDIAKFAFDIDMRSTGTDVTGQSWNATDFPRQYLNTYTVGFAVSNTMLSDAARYGAGKYYPASDSEGLNSALSSALSDITSKAGSGGGGTTNGATLSTTSSYYQTTYDPKDWRGTIRAFGFTSAGTVDTAAVQWTTNTSIVPGATAPTYQSWNTATNTPVTLAYGNFSPAQQTSLSQGLPTGITGNDLVEWSKGVNKTGLKVRSVLLGDIINSPLLLASPNDQTASDLLNDTSYSTYLATKAANMNANLVVNANDGFFSVINSANGTRRYAYMPSSVLSSLRDIADTRYINGVSHKFLVDGQIGVFDAQLGSAWKTVALGGTGAGGKAFYAVQLFDAAAGNALRALWEISAPTVANTANAFNDLGYAYARPEVARLADGRWAAFIANGYGSNTGVAALYVVDIRDGSLIRKIIVNSSETGNGLSSVKLRVNSQNVVQAAYGGDLKGRMWKFDLSGTSPTTWGVAFAGQPLFTAPGGATQPITVQPLLADNPQGGTQVFFGTGKFNEAVDKLNKDLQGFYSIWDATGGTGQITVSSLQAQSITGVFSGSTGQFVTTSQTDVTYPAKNGWYLPLVYNNALTGERVINPASLVLGRVVFTTAAVDTTDPCASFGTGKLIEVDAFNGKMLNYAVLDTNGDGMLNSLDRVSSGVIFTGGIPTLSAVVSANGATNMIVNDSGGGITDLLGKSVGGSRRIMWRQIQ, from the coding sequence ATGCGAAATATTAAGGTGCGCCGGGATTGGCGGCAGGTGTTTTGGGGCGTACTGCTCAGCCTGTATCTGGCTGCGCCAGCCTATGCTTTCACGCCTTCGGATTCGCCGCTGCTGAGTGCCGCCGCAGTCACGCCTAATGTGATGCTGCTGATCGATGATTCGGGAAGTATGAACAACATCATTTGGGCATCGGGGTTTGATCCGACGGTGTCGCGCTCGAATGTTTATACATGCAACTCCAACAACAGTTGCTTTGGAGGGCAGTTACTGGATCCCGATGATGGAAACGTTTTGCTGTCGAGTCTGTACCGGGGTGGCTGCTCGAGTAACTGGTACGGTTTCTATCGAGGCTTTCTTGATCGGGTCTGCCTGCGATTACCAGATCCCGTGGGCAATGGTGACACCCGTTACACCACTAAATACCTGGCGTATCTTTTGACTCTGGCCAACGGCTCGAACCGGGACTACACCAACGGCTCAATTCCCAGGGACTATCGAATCAACGTGGCACGGGACGTCTCCAACGACCTGGTCGCCAACAACCGCGCCCTGCGCATCGGTCTGGCCACCTTCAACCCACCCAACTACAGCAACTCCGGCCCGGGGGGGTACATTGCCCGTGTCGTCAGCGATCTGTCACCCGTCAGCGGCAGCGTGACCCAGACCCAGGCCAACACCAACTACAGTGCCCTGATCAACGCCATCAACGGCTTGGGCGCGGTCGCCAATACGCCATTGGCCGAGAGCTATTACGAGGTCACTCGTTATTTCAGGGGCATGACGCCGTACCACAACAGTACCCCCAGCACCTACACCAGCCCGATCCAGTACCGGTGCCAGAAGAATTTCGGCGTGGTGATCACCGACGGCTTGCCCACCTATGACCGCACTTTCCCCATCAATGATCCGCTAGGCGGATCCCGTCTGCCGAACTGGGATGGCATCAGTACCAATGATGGTGCTGATCGCAACGGTGACGCCGAGGGCGATACGCTTTACCTGGACGACATCGCCAAGTTCGCTTTCGACATCGACATGCGTTCCACCGGCACCGACGTCACCGGCCAGAGCTGGAATGCCACGGATTTCCCCCGGCAGTACCTCAATACCTACACCGTGGGTTTTGCGGTCAGCAATACGATGCTGTCCGACGCCGCTCGCTACGGCGCGGGTAAATATTATCCGGCGTCCGACAGCGAAGGCCTGAACTCGGCCCTGTCATCGGCCTTGAGTGACATCACCTCCAAGGCCGGATCGGGGGGCGGCGGCACCACCAACGGTGCAACGTTGTCCACCACCTCCAGTTATTACCAGACCACCTATGACCCCAAGGACTGGCGGGGCACCATCCGGGCATTCGGTTTTACTTCGGCGGGAACGGTCGATACGGCGGCCGTGCAATGGACCACCAACACCAGCATCGTGCCGGGTGCCACGGCACCGACCTATCAGTCATGGAACACCGCGACCAACACCCCCGTAACCCTGGCCTACGGCAACTTTTCACCGGCCCAGCAAACCAGCCTCAGCCAGGGCCTGCCCACGGGGATCACCGGCAACGATCTGGTGGAATGGAGCAAAGGCGTCAATAAAACCGGTCTGAAGGTGCGCAGCGTGTTGCTGGGGGACATTATCAACTCGCCACTGCTCCTGGCCTCACCGAACGACCAGACCGCCTCGGACCTGCTGAACGACACCAGCTACAGCACTTACCTGGCGACCAAGGCGGCGAACATGAACGCCAATCTTGTGGTGAATGCCAACGACGGTTTCTTCAGCGTCATCAACAGCGCAAACGGCACGCGGCGTTACGCCTATATGCCGTCAAGCGTCCTGTCCTCGCTGCGGGACATCGCTGACACCCGTTACATCAATGGCGTGAGCCACAAGTTCCTGGTGGATGGGCAGATCGGCGTATTCGATGCGCAATTGGGCAGTGCCTGGAAGACAGTTGCCCTGGGCGGGACCGGAGCCGGGGGCAAAGCGTTCTATGCGGTGCAATTGTTCGATGCAGCGGCAGGCAATGCGCTTCGGGCGTTGTGGGAAATCAGCGCACCGACCGTCGCCAATACGGCCAACGCCTTCAATGACCTGGGCTACGCCTATGCGCGTCCCGAAGTCGCGCGTCTGGCCGATGGTCGCTGGGCCGCGTTCATCGCCAATGGTTATGGCAGCAACACCGGCGTGGCGGCGCTGTACGTGGTGGATATCCGTGATGGTTCGCTGATCAGGAAAATCATCGTCAACAGCAGTGAGACCGGTAATGGTCTGTCGTCGGTCAAGCTTCGGGTCAATTCCCAGAATGTGGTGCAGGCCGCGTACGGTGGCGACTTGAAAGGGCGAATGTGGAAGTTCGACCTCAGTGGTACTTCCCCCACCACCTGGGGCGTTGCATTTGCCGGGCAGCCATTATTCACCGCGCCCGGTGGTGCAACTCAGCCAATCACCGTCCAGCCGCTGCTGGCGGACAATCCCCAGGGCGGGACCCAGGTTTTTTTCGGCACGGGCAAATTCAACGAGGCGGTGGACAAGCTCAATAAGGATTTGCAGGGGTTCTATTCGATCTGGGACGCCACTGGCGGTACCGGACAAATCACGGTTTCGAGTCTGCAAGCCCAGTCGATCACGGGGGTGTTCTCAGGCAGCACCGGGCAATTCGTGACGACCAGCCAGACCGACGTGACGTATCCTGCGAAAAATGGCTGGTATCTGCCCTTGGTGTACAACAACGCATTGACCGGGGAACGCGTGATCAACCCGGCCAGTCTGGTGCTCGGGCGCGTAGTTTTCACCACGGCCGCGGTGGACACCACCGACCCCTGCGCCAGCTTCGGTACCGGCAAACTGATCGAGGTGGATGCTTTCAACGGTAAGATGCTCAATTACGCGGTGCTCGACACCAACGGTGACGGCATGCTCAACAGCCTCGACAGGGTCTCCAGCGGGGTGATTTTCACGGGGGGGATCCCGACCTTGAGTGCTGTCGTCAGTGCCAACGGGGCCACCAACATGATCGTTAACGACTCCGGTGGCGGTATCACTGACCTGCTGGGAAAATCCGTCGGCGGCAGCCGCCGTATCATGTGGCGGCAAATACAATGA
- a CDS encoding pilus assembly PilX family protein encodes MSPTLARHRQHGMALLVSLVFLLLLTLIGLSSMQSATLQEKMTSSVMLRNQSFQLAEAALRVGESAVQVEAYSLPVCTTATQCAPPAESATLTAAGRNSSSGVTWIAVPGGFYGVQNLGATLTAVNVPINTSATLYRITAVAVVGNNQRSVVESIYAKY; translated from the coding sequence ATGAGTCCGACTCTCGCCAGACACCGTCAGCATGGGATGGCACTGCTGGTCAGCCTGGTTTTCCTGCTGCTCCTGACGCTGATCGGCCTGTCGTCGATGCAGAGCGCTACCCTCCAGGAAAAAATGACCAGTAGCGTCATGCTGCGCAACCAGTCTTTCCAGCTAGCCGAGGCAGCGCTGCGAGTCGGTGAAAGCGCGGTGCAGGTCGAGGCTTACTCCCTGCCTGTGTGCACCACCGCGACCCAGTGTGCGCCACCGGCTGAATCGGCAACGCTCACGGCGGCCGGGCGCAATTCATCCTCGGGGGTGACCTGGATCGCCGTCCCTGGCGGGTTTTACGGCGTGCAGAATCTGGGCGCCACGCTGACGGCGGTCAACGTGCCGATCAATACGTCGGCGACGCTGTACCGGATCACGGCGGTGGCTGTGGTGGGAAACAACCAGCGCAGCGTGGTGGAGAGCATCTATGCGAAATATTAA
- a CDS encoding PilW family protein: MSRHCRGFGLIELMIALVLSLIVVLGVVQIFIAAKNTYVSQSAAAVMQEDARFVLSKMVQELRMVGMFGCLETVLDASSAGDFNASKVTPISWDNANLKLTLVTTDVGNSGGVPTWTVVSDCRTSATAYTGARLPAAGQMAFPIRRLVYSFSNNQLLMGSGAGNPTQAVLVDNVRTFDVTFGVASSATDIAATSYNRNPTDPALIRSVRLTLTLFDPKNNVREQTFNVVAALRNRLL; encoded by the coding sequence ATGAGCAGGCATTGCCGGGGATTTGGCCTGATTGAATTGATGATCGCGCTGGTGCTCAGCCTAATCGTCGTGCTGGGTGTGGTGCAGATTTTCATCGCCGCGAAAAACACCTACGTCAGTCAGAGCGCGGCGGCGGTGATGCAGGAGGATGCGCGGTTTGTCCTGAGCAAGATGGTCCAGGAACTTCGCATGGTGGGCATGTTCGGTTGCCTGGAGACTGTTCTCGACGCGTCCTCGGCGGGAGATTTCAATGCCAGCAAGGTCACGCCGATTAGCTGGGACAATGCCAATCTGAAGCTGACCCTGGTGACGACGGATGTCGGCAACAGCGGCGGCGTGCCGACCTGGACGGTGGTCTCGGACTGTCGCACCTCAGCAACCGCCTATACCGGGGCACGGCTGCCGGCGGCCGGGCAAATGGCGTTTCCGATACGGCGGCTGGTCTACAGTTTTAGCAATAATCAGTTGTTGATGGGCTCCGGGGCTGGCAACCCGACCCAGGCGGTACTGGTGGATAATGTCCGGACATTCGATGTGACATTTGGTGTGGCCAGCAGCGCGACAGACATCGCAGCAACGAGCTACAACCGCAACCCCACCGATCCGGCCCTGATCCGCAGCGTACGCCTGACCCTCACGCTCTTTGACCCGAAGAACAACGTGCGCGAGCAGACCTTCAACGTGGTTGCCGCTTTGCGCAACCGACTTTTGTGA
- the pilV gene encoding type IV pilus modification protein PilV: protein MKGCSKQAQDGMTLIEVLVAVLILGVGLLGAAMVQLNALKYTDSSRMTSQASFIAYDMLDRIRANSGADYTVTPPSSPNLNVARDQDLYDFKTNIISFGGATATGTVALHQRVYTITISWDDARAANTTNAAEARRSFVLTSRAAVDPPGATP, encoded by the coding sequence ATGAAGGGTTGCAGTAAACAGGCACAGGATGGCATGACACTGATCGAGGTGCTGGTGGCGGTGCTGATTCTTGGCGTGGGCTTGCTGGGAGCGGCGATGGTTCAGCTCAATGCGCTTAAATATACCGACAGCTCGCGCATGACCAGCCAGGCCAGCTTCATCGCCTACGACATGCTGGACCGCATTCGCGCCAACTCCGGCGCCGATTACACGGTCACGCCGCCCAGTTCACCCAATCTCAACGTGGCCCGGGACCAGGATCTCTACGATTTCAAGACCAACATCATCAGCTTCGGCGGCGCCACGGCCACCGGCACTGTTGCGCTGCACCAGCGGGTCTACACCATTACCATCTCTTGGGACGATGCCCGGGCCGCCAACACGACCAACGCTGCCGAGGCGCGACGCAGCTTCGTGCTGACCAGTCGCGCCGCCGTCGACCCGCCAGGGGCGACGCCATGA
- a CDS encoding GspH/FimT family pseudopilin, with protein sequence MDLRTKGFTLIEVLVALGVLLLLITLAVPALTGSVQGTKADTDIGDLRRALNFARMTAIDRGVTTRIRPTSQGSVWSSELTVYDSTGAEPNVLRVVPAMSSGATLTLTSDVTNIDFNNLGGLSAPATPVTFNYVRGAQSRTLSVCLNGRIVLGGSCG encoded by the coding sequence ATGGATCTTCGTACAAAAGGTTTCACGCTGATTGAGGTGCTGGTAGCCCTCGGCGTGCTGCTGCTCCTGATCACCCTGGCGGTACCGGCCCTCACCGGTTCGGTGCAGGGCACCAAGGCCGATACCGATATTGGTGACCTGCGTCGGGCACTGAACTTCGCCCGGATGACGGCGATCGACCGTGGTGTCACGACAAGAATTCGCCCCACGTCCCAGGGCAGCGTATGGAGCAGCGAACTGACGGTGTATGACAGTACTGGCGCTGAGCCCAATGTATTGCGGGTTGTTCCAGCAATGAGCAGCGGCGCGACTCTGACGCTAACCTCAGACGTGACCAACATTGATTTCAACAACCTCGGTGGGCTGTCGGCACCGGCCACGCCGGTGACTTTCAATTATGTAAGGGGGGCGCAGAGCAGGACGCTGAGTGTTTGCCTCAATGGACGAATCGTATTGGGTGGAAGTTGCGGATGA
- a CDS encoding GspH/FimT family pseudopilin, which yields MHQQGFSLIELLMGLAIAAIVLPWAGSGYKALVESTERDAAARLLASGLRSARSEAITRNRTVTIQGIDNDWSQGWQIMLDGDDQTLLTQHSRHARIIGNGPVKHSVRFGSQGEPLLPSGAFQAGTLHICARQKPVSHHQVVLSRSGRVSLRSEETEQALCEKDLKQGANA from the coding sequence ATGCACCAACAGGGCTTCAGCCTGATCGAACTGCTCATGGGACTGGCGATTGCCGCGATTGTTCTGCCGTGGGCCGGTTCCGGATACAAAGCACTGGTGGAATCCACTGAACGCGACGCCGCCGCGCGGCTGTTGGCCAGCGGTCTGCGCAGCGCTCGCAGCGAAGCAATCACGCGCAATCGGACGGTGACGATTCAAGGCATAGACAACGATTGGAGCCAGGGGTGGCAGATCATGCTGGACGGCGACGACCAGACATTGCTGACGCAGCACAGCCGCCATGCTCGAATCATTGGCAACGGGCCGGTAAAACATTCGGTAAGGTTCGGCAGCCAGGGGGAGCCGCTCCTGCCCAGCGGCGCGTTTCAGGCGGGGACGTTACATATTTGTGCACGCCAAAAGCCGGTCAGTCATCATCAGGTGGTACTGTCACGCAGCGGCCGCGTCAGCCTGCGCAGCGAGGAAACCGAGCAGGCTTTGTGCGAAAAGGACTTAAAGCAAGGAGCGAACGCGTAG
- the ispH gene encoding 4-hydroxy-3-methylbut-2-enyl diphosphate reductase, translating to MQIKLANPRGFCAGVDRAIEIVNRALEVFGPPIYVRHEVVHNKFVVEDLRSRGAIFVEELDQVPDDVIVIFSAHGVSQAVRTEAAGRGLKVFDATCPLVTKVHIEVARYSRDGRECILIGHEGHPEVEGTMGQYDASNGGAIYLVEDEEDVAALQVRNPEKLAFVTQTTLSMDDTSRVIDALRARFPAIGGPRKDDICYATQNRQDAVKQLADECDVVLVVGSPNSSNSNRLRELAERMSTPAYLIDGAEDMQRSWFDGVERIGITAGASAPEVLVRGVIQQLQAWGATGADELSGREENVTFSMPKELRVRSLL from the coding sequence ATGCAAATCAAACTCGCCAACCCCCGTGGCTTCTGCGCCGGTGTGGACCGGGCGATCGAAATCGTCAACCGCGCCCTGGAAGTCTTCGGGCCGCCCATCTACGTGCGCCACGAAGTGGTCCACAACAAATTTGTCGTCGAAGACCTGCGTAGCCGCGGGGCGATCTTCGTCGAGGAACTGGACCAGGTGCCGGACGACGTCATCGTGATCTTCAGTGCCCACGGGGTTTCCCAGGCAGTGCGTACCGAAGCCGCTGGTCGGGGCCTGAAGGTGTTCGACGCGACCTGCCCGTTGGTGACCAAGGTCCATATCGAAGTGGCCCGTTACAGCCGTGACGGTCGTGAGTGCATCCTGATCGGCCACGAGGGCCATCCGGAAGTCGAAGGCACCATGGGCCAATACGATGCCAGTAACGGTGGTGCGATCTACCTGGTCGAGGATGAAGAAGACGTCGCCGCCCTGCAGGTGCGTAACCCGGAAAAGCTGGCCTTTGTCACCCAGACCACCCTGTCCATGGACGATACCAGTCGGGTGATCGACGCCCTGCGTGCGCGCTTCCCGGCCATCGGCGGGCCGCGCAAGGACGACATCTGCTACGCCACCCAGAATCGTCAGGATGCGGTCAAGCAACTGGCCGACGAGTGTGATGTCGTGCTGGTAGTCGGTAGCCCGAACAGCTCCAACTCCAATCGCCTGCGTGAGCTGGCCGAGCGCATGTCCACTCCGGCGTACCTGATTGACGGCGCCGAAGACATGCAGCGCAGTTGGTTCGATGGCGTCGAGCGTATCGGCATTACCGCCGGTGCTTCAGCGCCGGAAGTGTTGGTGCGCGGGGTGATCCAGCAGCTGCAGGCCTGGGGTGCAACCGGTGCCGATGAATTGTCCGGTCGCGAGGAGAACGTCACCTTCTCCATGCCCAAGGAACTACGCGTTCGCTCCTTGCTTTAA
- a CDS encoding FKBP-type peptidyl-prolyl cis-trans isomerase, with product MTEQRIAQNTEVTLHFALHLENGDTVDSTFDKTPAVFKVGDGNLLPGFEAAIFGFKAGDKRTVVVPPKNAFGQPNPQNVQTMPRSQFQDMELSEGLLVIFNDAANTELPGVVKAFDDAQVTVDFNHPLAGKTLSFKVEIIDVKAV from the coding sequence ATGACTGAGCAGCGCATCGCTCAAAACACTGAAGTGACGCTTCACTTCGCCCTGCACCTGGAAAACGGTGATACCGTCGACAGCACCTTTGACAAGACTCCGGCGGTGTTCAAGGTTGGTGACGGCAACTTGTTGCCAGGCTTCGAAGCGGCGATCTTCGGCTTCAAAGCCGGCGACAAGCGCACCGTGGTGGTTCCACCGAAAAACGCCTTTGGTCAGCCCAACCCGCAAAACGTGCAGACCATGCCACGCTCCCAGTTCCAGGACATGGAACTGTCCGAAGGCTTGCTGGTGATCTTCAACGATGCGGCCAATACTGAGCTGCCAGGCGTGGTAAAGGCTTTCGACGACGCCCAGGTGACCGTGGACTTCAACCATCCGCTGGCGGGTAAGACCTTGAGCTTCAAAGTGGAAATTATCGACGTCAAGGCAGTTTAA